One genomic window of Trachemys scripta elegans isolate TJP31775 chromosome 15, CAS_Tse_1.0, whole genome shotgun sequence includes the following:
- the MYL2 gene encoding myosin regulatory light chain 2, ventricular/cardiac muscle isoform, which translates to MAPKKAKKRSEGANSNVFSMFEQTQIQEFKEAFTIMDQNRDGFIDKADLRDTFAAVGRLNVKNEELDEMIKEAPGAINFTVFLSMFGEKLKGADPEETILNAFKVFDPEGKGLKSDYIKEMLMTQGERFSQEEIDQMFAAFPPDITGNLDYKNLVHIITHGEEKD; encoded by the exons ATG GCACCCAAGAAAGCTAAGAAGAGATCAGAGGGAGCTAATTCCAATGTCTTCTCTATGTTCGAAcaaacacagatccaggaattCAAAGAG GCATTCACCATCATGGATCAGAACCGGGACGGCTTTATTGACAAGGCAGATCTGAGAGATACGTTTGCTGCAGTGG GTCGTTTGAATGTAAAAAACGAAGAACTCGATGAAATGATAAAGGAGGCTCCGGGAGCAATTAACTTTACCGTATTCCTGAGCATGTTTGGAGAGAAGCTCAAGG GTGCCGATCCAGAGGAGACGATCCTGAACGCATTCAAGGTGTTTGACCCCGAGGGCAAAGGCCTGAAATCTGACTA CATTAAAGAAATGCTGATGACGCAGGGAGAGAGGTTCTCCCAGGAAGAG ATCGACCAGATGTTTGCAGCTTTCCCCCCAGACATCACTGGAAATTTAGACTACAAAAACCTCGTCCACATCATCACACATGGAGAAGAGAAGGATTAA